TTATGGATAGGCAATAAGATTTTATAGTGAATTAACAGTCATAAAAGACCTATAATATTTATCTTTACTTAAAATTAATGCGCAGCATAAAAGAGATGAAAGCTAATTTTTGTATAATTTTTTTATTATGTATGGGAATGGTAATGCATGCTCAAATAGAAAATTCTACTTCTTTGCGAATTGATGCCAAAAGTGATCTTAATACAAATAAGTATAGTCTATCTAAAGGTTTAAACCCTAATTTTAATAGTGATTCATCTTTATATAAAACTCCAGAAGCATTATCTGAGTATGCTCGTAATAAGCCAACTTTTGATATGACTGGTAATGATGGTTTTTTTAAACCCAAAGCAGATGCTGTTCCAAAATGGTTCAAAAAGGATAATGAAATCAAAGACGAATATAAAAGTGATCAATATCTAGGCGATTTTAAAAGTAATGGAGAATTTGTAAGATTGATGTATAGAGACCATCAGTTTGTAGATGGTGATGTAGTTAGAATTTATCTTAATGATGCCGTTATTGTTTCAAAAATATTTCTTACTGGAGATTTTAAAGGAATCTCAGTTGATCTTGCTAAAGGATTTAATAAAATAGACATACAGGCATTAAATCAAGGGGAATCTGGGCCTAATACTGCAGAATTTCATCTTTATGACGACGAAGGCAACCTACTTACAAGTAGCGAATGGAATCTTACCACTGGTGTTAAAGCTACATTGATTGTGGTAAAAGATTAAAATACTTACCTTTTTAGAGCTACTCATTATTATCTATGATAGCTTATTTTTAGTAAATTTTAAGAGTATAATTTAAAAGTTCATAAAATATGTATAGGATATTCTGTGATTTTTTTGATATGTCTCATACTAATAAGGAAAAAGTAGGCCTAATATGAGTAAAGAATACGAGTTTACTCGAATTATTAAGGAAAATGAAGGAGTTATTTTTAAGATAACTACCATTTATACCGATAATTACGAGGATCAAAAAGATCTCTACCAGGAAATTGTTTACCAATTATGGAAATCATACGATAGTTTTAAGGGAGATTCTAAAATTAGTACCTGGATGTATCGTGTAGGTCTTAATACTGCTATTACAAGATTAAAAAAAGAAAAACGAAGAGGAAATCAAATAGAAATATATGATGTGATCATGCGGCAAACCGAACAGTATGACACAGAATTTGAAGAGCGATTGAAAAAATTATATGCCCATATACATAACCTAAATGAATTAGATAAAGGGTTGATTTTACTGCTTTTAGAAGGTAAGAAATATGAAGAAATAGCAGTGATAACAGGTTTGTCTCCAACAAATGTTGGAACTAAAATTTCGAGGATTAAGCAAAAATTGAAAACGCAAATTGTAAAAAAATAAGAGAGATGGAATTGGAAGAAATGCAAACAGTTTGGTCTCAGATGAGTGACCAGATAGAAAAACAAAAAAAGTTAACCGATAAAATGATCATTATGATGACACAAGAACAATACAGGCAAAAATTAAATAAAATAGCATATCCAGAGATGATAGGAGCTATTATATGCTATGGTACGGCAATATTGATACTAATTAATGTTAATAAGTTAGATAACTGGTACACTTTGTTATCAGGAATAGTATCTACAGTTATTCTATTAGTTTTACCAGTGTTATCGTTAAGATCAATCTATCAAATGAGAAAAGTAAATATTGCTGTAAATAGTTATAAGGAAACATTACTGGAGTATAGTAAAGGTAAAAAACGATTTCAAACGGTTACCAAAATTGGGCTCTATCTAGGTTTCTTTTTAATGTTTGCTATCATGCCTGTAGCGACAAAGATTCTTAATAATAAAGATTTGTTTTCTGGTACCAAATCTATTTGGCCACTTGTAATATCGATACCGATTGCCATTATAGTCTTTATTACCTTTTCAAGATGGGTAGCCAGATGTTATAATAACAATATGAATTCTGCAGAAGCATTATTTAAGGAGCTTGAAGATGTTGATATATCATAAAGGCAATACCTCAAACGTATAATATAAAAAGGCTGTCATTAGACAGCCTTTCTTCTTTTAATTTAAGGCAAAAAAATGTTTATGAACTACAACGTCCACTGTTGCTCCATCTTCCATTGGTTCCTAATGTGTATAAAAACCCGTTATAGGTTACTTTATCTCCGGCTGTATAGCTATTATTTCTGCTATATTCGTTAACTCCTTCACAAATATCTGCACTTGGAGTGGTGTCTTTACATTCTGCGATTCGGTTCCATCTTGTAAAATCTCTTTCGTATAAGAATCCACGGTACGTTACTTTATCTCCTACAGAATAGCTTTGTCCGCTTACCCATTCTGCAACACCTTTACAAGGGTTGGTTCCTACAGGAGGGTTACCATCAGATGAATATGCTTTGTTTGTTCCTTCGATATCAAGAGTAGAAAGCGCGGCTTGTCTTCTTGGTAAAACATTTCCGTTAAGATCTGTTATGGTAGGTTTTCCGTTTTTACTAAATGTATAACTACCATACATCATTGTAGATTTAATATCAAAATCCCTGGTTAGCAAAGTAGCCGAATTACTTTTGTAAAACTGATCCTTAGCTCCATTCTGGATATTGTCAAAATTGATAATAATATGATTATCTCTATCCGAACGGTTTTGCTCATGAATATACCCTAAAGTATGTCCGATTTCATGAATAATCACAACAGCCGTTGTACGAGTACCTAAACGAATAAATCCTCTAGATCCATTCATTCCCAGAGTCGCAACACCACAATTACAGTTATCTCCATTACTACTAATGGTAACATAATTTGATTCATTAGTACGCTCTTTAAAACGAACATTAGTTTTACTTGTCCATTCATCCATCGATTTTTGAAGTTCACTTCTCACAGATTGGCTAAGTCCATTAATTACATAGACTATAGTATTATTTGTCCATTTACGAACACCTCCACCAAGTCCTAACTTTGCATTTATTCCTGCATCTGGCTCTAGTTTATCAGAAAGAGGAACTTCTGTATCGGTTAATTGATCTTCAAATAACCTGGCATCAGTTCCTTGTAGACTATAAGTTCCATCATCTTCTTTTTTTACAAGAACACGGTCTCCCAGGAAATACTTTTCGATAAATTGATCTTGTCCTCCAATAGTATCTGGATTTTGATCAAAATCTTCATTTTTTTGACAAGATGCAAAAGATAAAGCAACTGCCAAGGCTCCGACTTTAAATCGGTTTAATACGGTTTTCGTTTTCATTAAGTTTAATTTTGAGTTTATGATTTTCGTTAATCTGTGCACATTGTTTAAACTGGGGACACCTTTAATTAGTCTTTAAGATAGAGTTAAAAAAACCGTTAAACTTTCTTAAAATTAATGACACGACTCGAATATTTGATGACATCGACCTGATATGATTTTACTCTGTATATAAAAATAAATTCATAAAAAAACCTGAATCAACAATCGTGATTCAGGCAATAATATAGTATATGGTAAAATGTTTTTTATTAGGAAATCAATCCTTTAGCTATAGAATTTCTCGAAAACCAAACTAAAAAGATAGCAACTACGATAACTATAATTGGCATTATAACTCGGTTGCCTGATAATGCCACATAATCCTGTAAAAAGAAATTGTACGTAGCTTGTGCAATAACGGCAATGAGTGAAAGAAGTAGTAGAGGAGAAGCCCATTTTTTTCTAAGGAGTAATGCAAGGCAACCTAAAGTTCCTGCAAATACGGCTATAGCAAAAGCAGCAGTTACCCAAGCTGGTGTATTATTATAAAAATTTTGCTCTCCTTCTGGCAAGGTGGCCAATACTTCATCTGTCATAAAAGCTTGACCAATATATGCCATTACCCCCATGATATTCCATAAAAGAGCTAAGACACTAATAATCCAAAACCATACAGGAGTTTTTATTTTTGTTTCCATAATCTGTTGATATTAAGTTGTTTTGCTGTAACAATGTAGTTAGAAACTCAATGAAATACAAATTAGGAATTTTATGGGTATTATTTTTTTAAATATAATAAGTGAAAGAGATTTCTTTTTTTACATAAAGTGATATAATTCACGTAGCTACAAAATGCCGATAATTATTAGTACTTTTAATATAGGGTTGTTTGGTTTTATAAGTTGGAATAATAGAATTAGCAAGTTTTAGTCAGGGAAAAAAACTAAATAATTTCTAATGTTCGTTAAAAAAGTAGAAGTGTTTATATTCTATTTTTTACTCTAAAACCTGAATATTAAATATGTCAGATCCTATAAAGAATGACAAACTTATTAAACAATATGATCTTGAACTAGGTAAAGTTTTTTTCTATGAAAATTATCTGATCATTGAAGTAGCAGAAGGTATTTGTTTTGATTATGAAAAAGCAAAGACATTATCTCTATTAACAAATTTACATTTTGGTGATCGCTCTTTTGGTTATATCTCTCATAGAATAAATTCATATTCATTAGAAGCTACAGATTATATGAAAATAAAAGATGTATTTCCTAATATAAAGGCTTTTGCTGCAGTTACGTACAACGAAACTCAGAAAACAAGTATAAGAATAGAAAATATGTTTTATCAAGAAGGTATTGTGTCTTTCGAAAATATTGAAGAGGCAATTAAGTGGGTTACAGAACAGTTAAAAAACGATTCTAGTACTTAAATATTCAATACATTATATTATTAAGACATAGTGTCTAAATAATTACTTAAATCATCTAGAGCACCATCCCAGAATTGTTCGTAAAACTTTAACCATTGATTTACTTCTTTCAAAGGATTAGCATTGGCCTGGCAGAAACGCTCTCTTCCTTTGGTATCTATATTAATCAAACCTGCTCCTTCTAGGGTTTTTAGGTGTTTGGTAATACCCTGGCGACTAATATCGAATTGACTTGATATCTGAGTTATAGGTAGGGCAGTAGTTGCAACCACCAAAGCGTGAAAAATTTCACGTCTGGTGGGATCAGCAACAGCTTTTAATATTGTGGTGATTCTATCCTGCATGAACCATTTGTTTAAGGTAATCGGTTAATCCCGAAATACAATTATCCCATCCACCATTAAAACTATTAAACATTTCAACAGCAGTTTCTCCTTTGTAACCAGAAATTCCAGAATGCTCCAGGTATAATTTAGTACCTCCTTCGGTTTCTTCTAATACCCATTTAACTGTAGTTTCTATTGGTTTTTCTGTTACAATCCACGAATATACTAAAGTATAAGGATTTGCTTGTTTTACCTCGCCTTTTATAGGAGAGCAATCTTCTCCAGAAGAGTTAAAGATATACTGATATCCTTTTTCGGCTTTAAAATCTGCTTCTATAAACCAGGTCGAAATCTCTTTGGCATCGGTTATAGCGTTCCATACTTTATCAATAGGGTGATTAAGTATTTTCTCTTTGATTATTACATCTTTCATATGTATTAAGTTTTTAGATTAATATGCAACTGTATGGTTGCAAATATAAGTAAATATATTCAATATGCAACTTTTTGGTTGCTTAAAGAGATGAACCACCATTAGATCAATCACATTTATAGAAAAACAATTGTCTAATTATTAAAAATAGAATATTTTGTGTGTATGGAAAGTATAATTAATTATTTTGAAACGATACCATCATCTCATCGTAGTTTAATTTTAGTAGGAGGGATTACTTTTTTCTGGGGTATAGAATATGCCGTGCCTTTGTTTAAATTCAATTATAAAAAGTTTAAACATGCATGGCCCAATATATTTTTTACACTAACAACTATAGTTATCAATTTTGTATTGGCTTTTATATTACTTAAAACCAGTGATTGGACAGTAGTTAACCAATTTGGAGTATTACAATGGTTAGCATTACCATTATGGGCTACAATAATACTTGGTATTGCTTTACTGGATCTAATAGGGGCCTGGTTGGCACATTATGTTCAACATATCATAAAACCATTATGGATGTTACATCTTGTACATCATACAGATAATCATGTAGATACCACAACAGCTAATAGACACCATCCAGGAGAAAGTGTTATTCGATTTTTGTTTACCACTCTGGCCGTATTTATTGTGGGAGCGCCTATAGGTATAATCATGTTGTATCAATCTTTATCTGTAGTATTATCTCAATTTAATCATGCTAATATATCTTTACCAAAAAAGGTAGATGATATGATAAGTTGGATTATAGTTTCTCCAGATATGCATAAAGT
This region of Aquimarina spinulae genomic DNA includes:
- a CDS encoding RNA polymerase sigma factor, which produces MSKEYEFTRIIKENEGVIFKITTIYTDNYEDQKDLYQEIVYQLWKSYDSFKGDSKISTWMYRVGLNTAITRLKKEKRRGNQIEIYDVIMRQTEQYDTEFEERLKKLYAHIHNLNELDKGLILLLLEGKKYEEIAVITGLSPTNVGTKISRIKQKLKTQIVKK
- a CDS encoding M12 family metallopeptidase, yielding MKTKTVLNRFKVGALAVALSFASCQKNEDFDQNPDTIGGQDQFIEKYFLGDRVLVKKEDDGTYSLQGTDARLFEDQLTDTEVPLSDKLEPDAGINAKLGLGGGVRKWTNNTIVYVINGLSQSVRSELQKSMDEWTSKTNVRFKERTNESNYVTISSNGDNCNCGVATLGMNGSRGFIRLGTRTTAVVIIHEIGHTLGYIHEQNRSDRDNHIIINFDNIQNGAKDQFYKSNSATLLTRDFDIKSTMMYGSYTFSKNGKPTITDLNGNVLPRRQAALSTLDIEGTNKAYSSDGNPPVGTNPCKGVAEWVSGQSYSVGDKVTYRGFLYERDFTRWNRIAECKDTTPSADICEGVNEYSRNNSYTAGDKVTYNGFLYTLGTNGRWSNSGRCSS
- a CDS encoding ArsR/SmtB family transcription factor, whose translation is MQDRITTILKAVADPTRREIFHALVVATTALPITQISSQFDISRQGITKHLKTLEGAGLINIDTKGRERFCQANANPLKEVNQWLKFYEQFWDGALDDLSNYLDTMS
- a CDS encoding sterol desaturase family protein, which codes for MESIINYFETIPSSHRSLILVGGITFFWGIEYAVPLFKFNYKKFKHAWPNIFFTLTTIVINFVLAFILLKTSDWTVVNQFGVLQWLALPLWATIILGIALLDLIGAWLAHYVQHIIKPLWMLHLVHHTDNHVDTTTANRHHPGESVIRFLFTTLAVFIVGAPIGIIMLYQSLSVVLSQFNHANISLPKKVDDMISWIIVSPDMHKVHHHYVLPYTDTNYGNIFSIWDRIFGTFAKIRNEDLIYGVDTYPDVDSNANVGKLLKLPFSGYRAPTGAKFKSKKS
- a CDS encoding SRPBCC family protein; the encoded protein is MKDVIIKEKILNHPIDKVWNAITDAKEISTWFIEADFKAEKGYQYIFNSSGEDCSPIKGEVKQANPYTLVYSWIVTEKPIETTVKWVLEETEGGTKLYLEHSGISGYKGETAVEMFNSFNGGWDNCISGLTDYLKQMVHAG